ATGTGCTGGGTGGCATTATTTCGCCCCTGGATGGTATTGGCCCCGATCAGCTTACTATTGACCCCCTTATACAACGCATAGCTAAAGAAAAGACGGAGGAACTCATTTTTGCCCTCAACCCAAATATCCAGGGCGATACCACTATTTATTATATCCAGAAGAAGTTAACAGGAACACCTGTCAGAATAACAACTATTGCCCGGGGCATAGCCTTTGGCGGCGAGCTGGAATATGCCGATGAAATGACCCTTGCCCGCAGCATTACCAACCGCCTGCCGGTTGAAAAGTACGTTCAGCACTAGGTTTCAGCCTGCAAGGGCGCTATACGTTAATACTTAGCCAATAACAACAAGTTTGCTATTAACATAACAAGCTGTAAATTTGCACCCGCATGGGCGGATTTGTTTATTGTTCGGCCTGTGCATCCTGAGCAGGTTGGGATCCGGTAACTGGCATCCTGATAAACATCGGGCAAACGCTTAAAACTGAACTAATAAACGACAAGAAACTCTCGCTAAAACAGTTTCCCAACGTTTACAGGTTCGGTTCAATATTATAGAGTCGGCGATAGTAACTACTATCAGCGATCTTCGTATTCTTCAGCGTCCGGAACTGCTCATCAACAAACCGATTTGAAAAATTAAAAGGAGGGCAGCATGAAAACAATACAACAGAGTCTTAAAGAACGTATCCTGATCATCGATGGCGCCATGGGCACCATGATCCAACGGCATAAGTTAGAAGAAGCTGATTATCGTGGCGAGCGTTTTAAAGACTGGGCGAGTGACCTCAAAGGCAATAATGACCTGCTGGTGCTTACTCAACCCGATATTATCAAAGGCATTCATAAATTATACCTCGCAGCCGGGGCTGATATTATTGAAACCAATACGTTCAATGCGCAGGTTATTTCGCTGGCAGATTACCACATGGAATCCCTGGCCTATGAGCTGAACGTTGCGGCTGCCAAAATTGCCAAAGAAGCTGTTGAGGAGTTTTTCTCCTCCCCCACCGGGGGAGGCCGGGAGGGGGCCAGTGGCCGGGATAGGGCCTACGTAGCCGGCGCAATCGGTCCGCTTAATAAAACCCTCTCTTTATCGCCCGATGTAAACAACCCCGGATACCGGGCCCTTACATTCGACGAGGCAGTGAGTGCTTATTACGAACAGGTAAAAGGACTGGTAGATGGCGGCGTTGACCTGCTGTTGATCGA
The Niastella koreensis GR20-10 genome window above contains:
- a CDS encoding homocysteine S-methyltransferase family protein, which encodes MKTIQQSLKERILIIDGAMGTMIQRHKLEEADYRGERFKDWASDLKGNNDLLVLTQPDIIKGIHKLYLAAGADIIETNTFNAQVISLADYHMESLAYELNVAAAKIAKEAVEEFFSSPTGGGREGASGRDRAYVAGAIGPLNKTLSLSPDVNNPGYRALTFDEAVSAYYEQVKGLVDGGVDLLLIETIFDTLNAKAAIYAIKKYFADVNKPEVPIMISGTITDASGRTLSGQTLEAFYTSVMHAKPLSIGLNCALGASEMRPHIEELSQIASCFTSAYPNAGLPNAMGEYDEQPEQTAHFLEEWAREGFVNIVGGCCGTTPDHIKHIADHVRNFKPRPLPVLETAL